The genomic region GCCGCCGAGAAGACCGTCGACGAGCGGGCCGGCGCGGTGGGGGCAGAGCGGCTGGGTGGCGTACACGCCGCCGTTGCGGGAGCGGAAGACGGCGACTTTGGTTTCGCCGATTTGGAATTCACGGCCCTCGCCGATCGGAATCTGGCCCGCCGGGCCAAGACAATATTCGTTGGGAATCAAGGTGCTCATAAGATTTCCTAAGGATTACGCGGTCACCATCGGCAGGGTCGTGACGAATTGGTTGGGCGAAACGGGCTGATCGGCTTCCTTCCAGGGATCGACATAGTCGTCCACGGACTTCTGCATCGCGGCGTCCAGGCGCTCGGCGATTCCCTCGCTGTCGTTCACCACGATGTCGCGGATCTTATCGATGCCGACACGCGGGACAAAGCCGTAGGTGCGCTCCAGCCATTTGGCGTTCTCGCGGTAATACTGCATGAAGCGCCCCATGATCAATAAGACTTCCTCGTGACTCTCGCAGACGCAGAGAAGGTCGCCCTTGCGGACATGCGCGCCGGCGGCGCCGCCCACGTAGATCTCCCACTTGCCGCCCTCGACCGCCACCGCGCCCACATCCTTGACCATCGCCTCCGAACAGTTGCGCGGGCAGCCGGCCGTCGCCAGCTTCATCTTGCCCGGGCTTTCGATGCCGGCGAAGCGCGCCTCAATGGCGATGCCAAGCGCCGTGCTGTCGCCGACGCCGAAGCGGCACAGCTCCGTGCCGATACAGGTCTTGACCGTGCGGAATGATTTGCCGTAGGCGTGGCCGGAGGGCATCCCCAGATCCTTCCACATCTTCGGCAGGTCTTCCTTGCGCACACCGACGAGGTCGATGCGCTGGCCGCCGGTGATCTTGACCATCGGGACATTGTACTTGTCGGCGGCGTCGGCGATCTTGCGCAGCTGGTCGGAGTTCGTCACGCCGCCCCGGATCTGGGGAACGACGGAGAAGGTGCCGTCCTTCTGGATATTGGCGTGCACGCGGTCGTTGATGAACCGGGCGTCGCGCTGCTCCTCGTAGTCCGCGCCCCAGATCGTGCTCAGCAGCGAGGAGAGGCCCATCTTGCTGCCGACTTCCTCCGCGCCGCCCGCCAGCGCCTCAAAAATGGCCGAGACGCTCTTAAGTTCCTGTTCTTTGATCGCCGCGACCAGTTCGGGCTTCGCCAGCGGAACGCCGGGAACATAGTAATGAACGGAGGGATCTTCCTCGATCTGCCCGTCGCAGACCCACTCGACGACATCCTTGACCAGCGCCTTGCAGGAGCCGCAGCCCATGCCGGCGCGGGTCGATTCCATCACCATTTTGAGCGAGCGCTTGCCGCTTTCGACGCATTTGCGGATCTGGCCCTTGCTGACGCCGTTGCAGTTACAGACCTGCGTCGCGTCCGGCATCTCCAGCAGAGAAGCCGTCGCCGGCGGTCCGCCCAGATCGAACAGCAGGGACGTGCGATCTTCAGGCAGGTTCGTCCCATGGTCGAAGTGCTGCATTAATGGCGCGGCCTTGGAGGCGTCGCCCAGCAGGATGGCGCCGATCAATTGGTCGTCACGCACGATCAGCTTCTTGTAGATCCCCTTCTTCGGCTCGGCGAAGTGCAGGACTTCATCCGTCGGCAGCGACGGCTCGGTGACGCCCATCGACGCCAGCTCGACGCCCATGACCTTGAGCTTCGTCGCAAGCTTGGATCCGTGGTACTCAGCCCTCGGATTGGCGCCGGTCAGCACATCGGCCAGCACGCGCCCCTGTTCCCAGAGCGGCGCGACCAGGCCGTACACGCGGCCCCGGTGCTGCGCGCACTCGCCGACCACGAAGATATCCGGATCGTCCACCGAGCGCATCTGATCGTCGGTCACGATCGCCCGCTCGACGGTCAGGCCGCACTCGCGGCCAATCTCGGAGTTCGGGCGGATGCCGGCGGAGATGACGACCATATCGCAGGCCAGCTCCTCGCCGTCCGCGAACGCGAGGCCCGTCACGCTGTCCTCGCCCAAAATCGCCGTGGTGGATTTTTGCAGATGGACATGAACGCCCATCTTCTCCATCGTATTGCGCAGAATGGCTCCGGCGGGCGCATCCAGCTGATTCTCCATCAGGTGAGCGCCCAGATGGACGACATGGACTTCGACGCCGTAGTTGATCAGGCCGCGCGCGGCCTCCAGACCCAGCAGACCGCCGCCGATGACCGCCGCCCGGGCGCACTTGGTGGCGTAGCCGGCGATCTTATGGCAGTCGTCGATCGTGCGGAAGACATAGACGCCATGCTTCTCGGAGCCATCCTCATTCCGGAGGCCCTTCACCGGAGGCACGAAGGCGCGGCTGCCGGTCGCGATGATCAGCTTGTCATAGGAAGTGGCGACGCCGTTGGTGTCGATCACGCACTTCGCCGCCCGGTCGATCTCGGCGATGCGAACGCCGGCGTGCAGGGAGACATTGTTCTCGTAGTACCACTCCAGAGGATTGAGAAAGATCTCTTTGGCGTCCTGCGAGCCGTTCAAAACATTGGAAAGAAGAATGCGGTTGTAGTTGCCGTACGGCTCATCGCCGAACATCGCGATCTCGAACTGCTCCGCGCCCCCACGGGCCAGTATGTCCTCAACCGTGCGCGCCCCGGCCATGCCGTTCCCGATCACAACTAATTTCTGCTTGGTGTTCATCCTGCGTGCCTTTCGCCTGTCCGGCGCCCGGGCTCAACGCCCAATACCGGGCGGGAGCGGCTCGAAAATAGTGGCGGCTGTACGAAGGAATAAAGCTCCGGCGGGGAGCGCCTCGTCAGCCAGCGAGTCAGCCGTTCGAATCGATCGGACTGATTTGCATGAGTGAAGGCGACATTGCCGGGAAGTGGGGCTTCAGTGCAGAGTGTTCAAGACCGTCGCAGCACTGCGAACGGCGTCACAGTCATAGTATAGAGCGTGAATGTTTCGACCATGTTTCCATACTAAACGACGAACTTCACTTTGGCGGCATTGATTGCCGGGCGGGATCCCTGAGCTTATGCGCATACATCGGATGGAAATGTAAGTACAGGGAGCTCAGTATAGCCAGTGAAATCAAGGTCCACAGAAGTCCATGGACCATTCTTAAGATTATCGTGTTCCGATCCACTTTAAATTTCCACAAGACCCAGATCGACGACAATCACGCCCGCCGTCTCCTCTGGCCCGGCGACAAACACCTCCAGCACGGTTCCTGCCGTCAGGTCCTCAATCACCGCGAGCGCCACATGCATGTCGCCCTTCGCGCCGATGGGGAACAGGCGCATCGGCTTGCCGTCACGCATGAGGGCCAGATAGACCATGGCGGATGTCGAGTTTCCGGCGCGCAGATACACCGGCTGGACACGCTTGCCTATCGGGACGGTATAAGTCAGCTCGCTGCTCAGCAGCGTCGGATTCTGATAGCCATGGCCCTGGAAAGTGTAAACGCCTTGCAGCAGGCGTGGCTGGGAATACATGTCGTTTCTCCTTGGTCGATAAAAGAAAGCCTCCATAGTGGAAGCAGGATGGAAGGGATGGGCGGCGTCGCCGAGGAGAGAGCCGCGCCTCCGTGGAGAAGCGCATGACCGATCCTATTATGCCCGAGGTTCAGAAAAACCACACGAGTTTTGCATGATGAAACTGCGGATTATTGCGTCACGGATCCGCCCTGCGCGGCGGCCTTCCGAATCCACGCGCGTAATGCGGGCGAAGCATACACATATTCCTGAGTCGGCGCGTCCCCGATAATTCCCTCCCGCGAATAGTAATCGCAAGCGTACTCCGGATAGGTCGTCGGCGCATAAAAATGGGCTCGCGCATAATCAGGACTGGACTGCAAATTGAACGTCAGCTCCATGTCCGGCGCCTCTTTCGGCTCGTAGGCGTCTCTCAGCGGCGCGGGATTGCGTAATCCGCTCAGGTCGTCGCGATCGGCGACAGCATACACCATGACTGCGCCGCCATATCGAGAAATGCTCAGGCGGCGACACTCGCCAAGCGCCTTTCGTACTGGAAACGCGTGGCTGTGTGAGGTGAAAACCCAGATCAGCACGCACAGGGATAAGAGTTCGCACACAGCCGCCGCGCGCGCCGTCTTTCGCGGCCATGACCGAACGATCAGAGGGACGGCGATCAGAAACGCCGCCGGCAGCACCGGCCAAACGACCAATAACGGCAGAACGAAACCCAGAGATCCCCGCACGTACATCACGCAAAGCTGAAAACCTATCAGCAAAACGAACGTCGACGCGGCGAGCATGAGCGCATTTTGAGCGCACTCGCCGCGAAGCTCTTCCCGGGTCATAAAGTCTTTGAAATTCAAGAATGCGTCCTGGCTGATGTGATGCTGATGTCCGTCGTAACAATCAGGCGGACATCAACATAACGCGTACGCATCCATTTCGTTTCGCGCCGCTTATGCGACTTCGGCGCCCGCCAGGACGCGCTCTTGGGCCGGAGCGGAAGCCGCGGCGGGAGCGCCGTGAGCGACGCCGCCAGCGCCGAGCCAGCTTTTGGTCCAGCCGGGAGCGACGGAGCGCAGGACGACGAAGGCGACCACGGCGATGGCGGCGAAGGCGTAGAAGCCCGAGGCGTAGGTGCCGGTGATGTCATGCAGGTGGCCGAGGGCGAAGTTCAGGTAGTAGCCGCCGACGCCGCCCGCCGCGCCGACCAGGCCGGTCATGACGCCGATCTCTTTCTTGAAGCGCTGCGGGACGAGCTGGAAGACCGAGCCGTTGCCCATGCCGAGCGCCGCCATCATCACGAAGAGCAGAACCTCCGCCACCGGGAAGGTATTGATCGCCAGGCCCACGCCGATCGCCATCAAGATCACGGTCGCATAGAGGACCGTGAGCATCCGGACGCCGCCCAGGCGGTCCGCCAGCGCGCCGCCGATGGGGCGGACGAGGGAGCCGGCCATGATGAACGGAGCGGTCCAGAGACCGACCGTCGCCTTCGGCGCGTCGTACTGATCGACGAAGAACGTGTTGAAGAAGCTGGACATTCCGACAAAACCGCCGAACGTCACAAAGTACAGCATGCAGAAGTACCAGGCGTCGGGCTTCGCCAGAACCGCCGCGTAATCGGCGGCGCGGGCCGGGCGGACCTGGCTCGGGGGATCCTTGGCGAGCACGGCGAAGGTCACGAGCACGATGCCGACGGGGATCATCAGCAGACCGAAGACTTCATGCCAGCCATACGCTTTGGCGAGCATCGGCGCGAACAGCGTGGCGAGAACCGTGCCGGAGTTTCCAGCGCCGGCGATGCCCATCGCAAGGCCCTGAAGGTGAGGCGGATACCAGCGCGAAGCCAGCGGCAGCGCGACGGCGAACGATGCGCCCGCCAGTCCCAGGAAGAACGCGACAAACACGAGTGAGTTGTACGAGGTCGCCATCTGAAAACCGACGATCAGCGGCAGCAGCGTGAAGAACATCGACGCGACGCCGACGCGCTTGGAACCGAACCGGTCCGCGAGCACGCCGAGCAGAATACGCCAGAAGCCCGCCGCGAGCAGCGGGATGCCCACCAGCAGCAGCTTGGTGGAGGCCGGATAACCGTTCGCGATCGGCTGGAACGTCTTGCCGGCCTTCGCCAGCGCGGCGGCGGGCTTGAGCGCGATCACGTTCTCATTCGGATTGCCGTGCGCGCCGGGAGCAAGATCGATGTGGATCAGCTTGGACTGCGCGTTCGCGGCGGCGATGGTCGCCGGATTGGCGTTGTCCAGCACGAACTTCTCGACGGGCTTGACGCTCGCCTTGGTGGCGATGCTCGGATCGCCGGGCTTGATCAGCAGGTTGTAAACGTTCTTGGGCTGGTCGGCTTTGAGCTTGGGGTTCTGCTTGACGGTCTGCGGTCCCTTGATCAGCATCGTATACTGCTCGCCGGTCTGGACCTGGGCGGTGGGCGTGATGCGCAGGTTCTGGCCGGTGAGGGACGGGTCGGTCATGATGAAGGGCATAAGCGCCCCCAGGATGACCCAGACCATAAAAGAAATGTCGAAGTGCAGGAAGGCGCTAAAGAGCGACGGGGCGTGCCCGCTTTGTTTCAGATCGCTTAATTTCACGAAGTCTTCTCCTCTCGCGAATGGTCTTGAGGCTTATGGCCGAGAGCGCAATCGAGGGTTCGCGGGAAGAAGAACTTCCGGCGCTCCGCCAGCAACTCAAAAATGGGAATCGAGGAGCCTGTGTCCTCAATTGGTATCTTAAGTGTTGGCAACGGCGCCGTAGGAGTGCGTCAAATCTGACGGGGAATTGGACAGCGGCGACAGTGTCGCTGTTTGTTTCGTGAGTGTAGTATAGAAGAGTGATGTTTCAGGAATGTTTCGGGGGAGAAAGTATTTTTGGGGAAAGGAAAAACAGATCAGAGGCCCTCCCCCCTGCCTCGCCTCCCAAAACTGGGAGGCGGGGTGGATGGGTAAAGACATCCCGGATGTCTTGCGCAGCCTCTATTCTTGTGCGACCCAGGCGGTCAGCGCGCCATTAGCGTAGACGCCCGTGACCGTGACGCTCGTCAACCCGCTTTCGTCCAGGCCGCCGATCCAGTTGCCAATATTCACGCCGTACGAGTTCAGAAACTCAGTGTTGGCGTCCGTGACGATGTGGACTGAGGCTCCGCTGGGCGTGAAGCCGACAAACGATGTGATCGGCGTCATGTCGAACGTGGTTGTCCCGAGGGTGTCCGCATTGAAACCGCCAGTCGCCTGAGCGTAGGGCGCGACTACGAAGGGAAGGGAAGACGTCGCCCCAACTCCCGGAGCCGAGTTGACGACTTCGATCTGGCTGCTCGCGGCGGTCCCAAGGTCGGCCGCCGGAATAACGGCGGTAATCGACGTGGGACTCACATACGTCGTCGCCAGAGGAGCCCCATTGAACTGCACGACCGACGCGCTGCTGAAGCCGCCGCCGATGCAATCGACGGTCACATCGGAGGTCGAGATAAACGAGCGAAACGGAGACAGCGCCGTTAAGGTGGGCGCGTATGCGCCCAGGGTCGTCGTGTGCGCCGCCTCGGTGTTACCCGCCAGATCGACGCTCCAATAACTGAGTGTATGCACGACATTCGAGACAGCAAACGGCGTGGAATAGACGGCGGGAGCCCCGCCGTCGAGACTGTAGTAAATAGTGGGCAGATCGCCCTTATCGTCCGCCGCCTTCAGTGTCACGACGCCGGCTCCGAACGCCTCGGTCGTTTTAGGAGTCGTGGTGTCGATATTGATCGTGTTCTGAGAGACCTGTGTCAGCTGTCCGGACGCCCCGTCTCGAGCGCTATACTGCACGACATGCGACCCATCGCT from Capsulimonas corticalis harbors:
- a CDS encoding Rieske (2Fe-2S) protein is translated as MSTLIPNEYCLGPAGQIPIGEGREFQIGETKVAVFRSRNGGVYATQPLCPHRAGPLVDGLLGGDILACPLHAWKFDLSTGAPVMGECGLKTYPVRVTEEGDLWVEVG
- the nirB gene encoding nitrite reductase large subunit NirB; translation: MNTKQKLVVIGNGMAGARTVEDILARGGAEQFEIAMFGDEPYGNYNRILLSNVLNGSQDAKEIFLNPLEWYYENNVSLHAGVRIAEIDRAAKCVIDTNGVATSYDKLIIATGSRAFVPPVKGLRNEDGSEKHGVYVFRTIDDCHKIAGYATKCARAAVIGGGLLGLEAARGLINYGVEVHVVHLGAHLMENQLDAPAGAILRNTMEKMGVHVHLQKSTTAILGEDSVTGLAFADGEELACDMVVISAGIRPNSEIGRECGLTVERAIVTDDQMRSVDDPDIFVVGECAQHRGRVYGLVAPLWEQGRVLADVLTGANPRAEYHGSKLATKLKVMGVELASMGVTEPSLPTDEVLHFAEPKKGIYKKLIVRDDQLIGAILLGDASKAAPLMQHFDHGTNLPEDRTSLLFDLGGPPATASLLEMPDATQVCNCNGVSKGQIRKCVESGKRSLKMVMESTRAGMGCGSCKALVKDVVEWVCDGQIEEDPSVHYYVPGVPLAKPELVAAIKEQELKSVSAIFEALAGGAEEVGSKMGLSSLLSTIWGADYEEQRDARFINDRVHANIQKDGTFSVVPQIRGGVTNSDQLRKIADAADKYNVPMVKITGGQRIDLVGVRKEDLPKMWKDLGMPSGHAYGKSFRTVKTCIGTELCRFGVGDSTALGIAIEARFAGIESPGKMKLATAGCPRNCSEAMVKDVGAVAVEGGKWEIYVGGAAGAHVRKGDLLCVCESHEEVLLIMGRFMQYYRENAKWLERTYGFVPRVGIDKIRDIVVNDSEGIAERLDAAMQKSVDDYVDPWKEADQPVSPNQFVTTLPMVTA
- a CDS encoding molybdopterin oxidoreductase, whose amino-acid sequence is MYSQPRLLQGVYTFQGHGYQNPTLLSSELTYTVPIGKRVQPVYLRAGNSTSAMVYLALMRDGKPMRLFPIGAKGDMHVALAVIEDLTAGTVLEVFVAGPEETAGVIVVDLGLVEI
- a CDS encoding nitrate/nitrite transporter, whose protein sequence is MPFIMTDPSLTGQNLRITPTAQVQTGEQYTMLIKGPQTVKQNPKLKADQPKNVYNLLIKPGDPSIATKASVKPVEKFVLDNANPATIAAANAQSKLIHIDLAPGAHGNPNENVIALKPAAALAKAGKTFQPIANGYPASTKLLLVGIPLLAAGFWRILLGVLADRFGSKRVGVASMFFTLLPLIVGFQMATSYNSLVFVAFFLGLAGASFAVALPLASRWYPPHLQGLAMGIAGAGNSGTVLATLFAPMLAKAYGWHEVFGLLMIPVGIVLVTFAVLAKDPPSQVRPARAADYAAVLAKPDAWYFCMLYFVTFGGFVGMSSFFNTFFVDQYDAPKATVGLWTAPFIMAGSLVRPIGGALADRLGGVRMLTVLYATVILMAIGVGLAINTFPVAEVLLFVMMAALGMGNGSVFQLVPQRFKKEIGVMTGLVGAAGGVGGYYLNFALGHLHDITGTYASGFYAFAAIAVVAFVVLRSVAPGWTKSWLGAGGVAHGAPAAASAPAQERVLAGAEVA